Proteins encoded in a region of the Panthera uncia isolate 11264 chromosome B2 unlocalized genomic scaffold, Puncia_PCG_1.0 HiC_scaffold_24, whole genome shotgun sequence genome:
- the IL20RA gene encoding interleukin-20 receptor subunit alpha isoform X1: MLSQLRHPVPCVSGGLPKPTNITFFSINMRNILQWSPPEGLQEAELTYTVQYFIYGQKKWLNKSECRNINRTCCDLSVETSDYEHQYYAKVKAIWETNCSKWAETGRFYPFLETQIGPPEVALSTDEKSISIVLTAPEKWKRNPEESSISMQQIYSNLKYNVSVYNAKSNRTWSQCVTNRTLVLSWLEPDTLYCVRVETFVPGPPRLAQPSEKQCVRTQKDQTSALKVKIIFWYVLPISVAVFIFCVMGYSMYRYIHVGKEKHPANLILIYGNEFDKRFFVPAEKIVINFITLNILEDSKISHKDMRHVVEKSDAGSDGDEPSGDQRPRQVETEVKHLGYASHLVDISCDSGESTQGTSLTQQGSPGRAIPSEKAVVEYEYDVRAADVCVGPGGPELNLQEKVSLQGTFFEQEAALADVSPQAPLYSYAPQLRDLDQLLQEHVGTEEEREEEPSTTLVDWDPRTGRLCIPSFPSFEHGSEGGKQPESKELVEEGLLSRLYEEQAPDKPSEDNETDLLKFMEEWGLYVQMED; encoded by the exons ATATGGGCAAAAAAAATGGCTGAATAAATCCGAATGTAGAAATATCAATAGGACCTGCTGTGATCTCTCTGTGGAAACTTCCGATTATGAACATCAATATTATGCCAAAGTTAAGGCCATTTGGGAAACGAATTGTTCCAAATGGGCAGAAACCGGACGATTCTATCCATTCTTAGAGA CACAAATTGGCCCGCCAGAAGTTGCTTTAtctacagatgagaaatccaTTTCTATTGTTCTGACGGCTCCAGAGAAGTGGAAGAGAAATCCAGAAGAAAGTTCTATTTCCATGCAACAAATTTACTCTAACCTGAAGTACAACGTGTCCGTATATAATGCTAAGTCTAATAGAACG TGGTCCCAGTGTGTGACCAACCGCACGCTGGTGCTCAGCTGGCTGGAGCCAGACACCCTGTACTGCGTGCGTGTGGAGACCTTTGTCCCAGGGCCCCCTCGCCTTGCTCAGCCTTCTGAGAAGCAGTGTGTCCGTACTCAGAAag atcaAACATCAGCATTGAAGGTTAAAATCATCTTCTGGTATGTTTTGCCCATATCTGTTGccgtgtttattttttgtgtgatgGGCTACTCCATGTACAGATATATCCATGTCGGCAAAGAGAAACACCCAGCAAATTTG attttgatttatggaaatgaatttgacaaaagatTCTTTGTACCTGCTGAAAAAATTGTGATTAATTTTATCACCCTCAATATTTTGGAGGATTCTAAAATTTCTCATAAGGATATGAGACACGTAGTGGAAAAAAGCGACGCTGGGTCGGACGGGGATGAGCCCAGCGGGGACCAGAGGCCGCGTCAGGTGGAAACGGAGGTGAAACACTTAGGGTATGCTTCACATCTGGTGGACATTTCCTGCGACTCTGGGGAAAGCACCCAGGGCACTTCCCTAACCCAGCAAGGGTCACCAGGCAGAGCAATACCCTCCGAGAAGGCAGTTGTTGAATACGAATATGATGTAAGAGCTGCCGACGTTTGTGTGGGGCCTGGCGGCCCTGAGCTCAATTTGCAGGAGAAGGTGTCCCTACAAGGAACATTCTTTGAGCAAGAGGCTGCTTTGGCAGATGTGAGCCCCCAGGCACCACTGTATTCGTATGCCCCTCAGCTCCGAGACCTGGACCAGTTGCTGCAGGAGCACGTGGGCACAGAAGAGGAGCGAGAGGAAGAGCCGTCGACCACACTGGTGGATTGGGACCCTCGGACCGGCAGGCTGTGCATACCGTCCTTCCCTAGCTTTGAACATGGCTCAGAGGGAGGCAAGCAGCCTGAGTCCAAGGAGCTCGTGGAGGAGGGCCTTTTGTCTAGACTGTATgaggagcaggctccagacaaGCCGTCGGAAGACAACGAAACCGACCTCCTGAAATTTATGGAGGAATGGGGACTCTATGTGCAGATGGAAGACTGA